Proteins found in one Crassostrea angulata isolate pt1a10 chromosome 3, ASM2561291v2, whole genome shotgun sequence genomic segment:
- the LOC128178588 gene encoding uncharacterized protein LOC128178588: MLFLTSSAEMERLTIFVTIFCVLFVYSEASCWSERTGNGYYCTFGNMILTKGRTYFSETAPNCFKCTCSDDAYQLNCCGVGNTINRIPDNCQIKQVGCNQVAVSKADPSKPCMGPVGGVV, from the exons ATGTTGTTTCTAACAAGTTCAGCTGAGATGGAACGCTTAACAATCTTTGTCACCATTTTCTGTGTTCTTTTTGTTTACTCTGAAGCGTCATGCTGGTCTGAGAGGACAGGAAATG GGTATTATTGTACATTCGGGAACATGATACTAACCAAGGGCAGAACTTACTTCAGTGAAACGGCTCCAAACTGTTTCAAATGCACGTGTTCTGATGATGCATATCAGTTAAATTGTTGCGG CGTTGGCAATACTATTAATAGGATTCCAGACAACTGTCAGATAAAACAGGTTGGATGCAACCAGGTAGCTGTTAGCAAAGCCGACCCAAGCAAACCTTGTATGGGACCAGTAGGTGGCGTCGTATAA